A stretch of Aureispira sp. CCB-E DNA encodes these proteins:
- a CDS encoding GNAT family N-acetyltransferase, with the protein MEIRDLSNCSLEEIVFAMLMAFEEYFLKMPSDTTYWKHRYQAARVDWTCSFGMFDQGELIAFIINGIDERGTHRVAFNTGTGVIKKYRGQKIVDQLYAYAFPILQQKGVTCCALEVIQENSRAVRVYERIGFSITKEYLCFTGKLEVSNYETTIHKIDFEKITNPQANWYAWDNSNRAIQLSSKGTYTCYEVFSLAKEKIGFFVINEQSGNLPQFEIYKTNQQEDWQLLFDGIAQVSRTIRTINIDAKRTNILQTLRYLGMENSINQYEMELKMKP; encoded by the coding sequence ATGGAAATAAGAGATTTGAGTAACTGCTCATTAGAAGAAATTGTTTTTGCTATGTTGATGGCGTTTGAGGAGTATTTTTTAAAAATGCCTTCTGATACAACTTATTGGAAACATCGCTATCAGGCGGCTAGAGTAGACTGGACGTGTTCTTTCGGGATGTTTGACCAAGGAGAGTTGATTGCTTTTATTATTAATGGAATTGATGAAAGGGGGACTCATAGAGTGGCGTTTAATACAGGAACAGGGGTGATAAAAAAATACCGTGGTCAGAAAATAGTTGACCAACTGTATGCTTATGCTTTTCCTATCTTGCAACAAAAAGGGGTAACTTGTTGTGCACTGGAAGTTATTCAAGAAAACAGCCGTGCCGTTCGAGTGTATGAACGAATCGGCTTTTCGATTACAAAGGAGTACCTCTGTTTTACAGGAAAATTGGAGGTTTCAAATTATGAAACAACGATCCATAAAATTGATTTTGAAAAAATTACCAATCCACAAGCTAATTGGTATGCTTGGGACAATTCCAATAGAGCAATACAATTGAGTTCAAAGGGCACTTATACCTGTTACGAGGTTTTTTCTTTGGCTAAAGAAAAAATTGGCTTTTTTGTTATCAATGAACAATCTGGAAATTTACCTCAATTTGAGATTTATAAAACGAATCAACAAGAGGATTGGCAACTTCTTTTTGATGGCATCGCTCAAGTAAGTAGAACAATTAGGACTATTAATATTGATGCTAAACGAACGAATATATTGCAAACCTTGCGTTACTTAGGCATGGAGAATAGCATTAACCAATATGAAATGGAGCTAAAAATGAAACCATAG
- a CDS encoding uracil-DNA glycosylase family protein: MEKILKEIKQCAVCKEYLDLGPNPVVVANPKSKILIVGQAPGKRVHESGIPWDDPSGVQLRKWMGVDESVFYDATRIAIVPMGFCYPGKGKTGDLPPRPECAPLWHQALLEHMPSVELTLLIGQYAQKYYLGNAKKKNLTETVKNYKAYLPTQIPLPHPSPRNRFWLSKNPWFQESVVPELQKRIRMHLDQD, translated from the coding sequence ATGGAAAAAATATTAAAGGAAATAAAGCAGTGTGCTGTTTGTAAAGAATATTTAGACTTAGGACCTAATCCAGTAGTAGTAGCAAATCCAAAAAGTAAGATCTTAATAGTCGGACAAGCCCCTGGGAAAAGAGTGCATGAGTCAGGTATTCCGTGGGATGACCCTAGTGGAGTGCAATTGAGAAAGTGGATGGGAGTAGATGAAAGTGTGTTTTATGATGCAACCCGTATCGCTATTGTACCGATGGGGTTTTGTTATCCAGGAAAAGGAAAGACAGGAGATTTACCACCTAGACCAGAATGTGCCCCGTTATGGCATCAGGCACTATTAGAGCACATGCCATCTGTAGAGTTGACCTTGTTAATTGGACAGTATGCGCAGAAATATTATTTGGGAAATGCAAAAAAGAAAAATTTAACGGAAACAGTGAAAAACTACAAGGCATACTTGCCAACTCAAATTCCGTTGCCGCATCCATCTCCTAGAAATCGATTTTGGTTGTCTAAAAATCCTTGGTTTCAAGAATCTGTCGTTCCTGAATTACAAAAAAGAATAAGGATGCACCTTGACCAAGATTGA
- a CDS encoding SPFH domain-containing protein produces the protein MIGLIIGIVSIVTWLIWSNAFYQVKEGFALIRWGMGGDKVYFRGSFFAYPLVHRVEKINIKEQRVLISLIGEQSVLTQDNIRVELQLTFFVQIQHTNWDVLQVARTYGGTGAVEKETLKQIFESTFVHEIKTLVKQYTYQRLDSTPQQFLKELKYQLEVDFGGYQLNRIRIAALKYLPLDEYDIDHNALDAEGYKNLKEWLNQNKKAS, from the coding sequence ATGATAGGATTAATAATTGGAATCGTAAGCATTGTAACTTGGTTGATTTGGAGCAATGCTTTTTATCAAGTCAAAGAGGGATTTGCACTTATTCGTTGGGGAATGGGAGGTGATAAGGTTTATTTTAGAGGTAGTTTTTTTGCTTATCCTTTGGTGCATCGAGTGGAGAAAATTAATATCAAAGAACAACGAGTTTTGATTAGTTTGATTGGAGAACAAAGTGTTTTAACACAAGATAATATACGTGTCGAGCTTCAGTTAACATTTTTTGTACAAATTCAACATACGAATTGGGATGTATTACAGGTTGCTAGGACTTACGGAGGTACAGGGGCTGTCGAAAAGGAAACCTTGAAGCAAATATTTGAGTCGACATTTGTCCATGAAATTAAAACGTTAGTCAAACAATACACTTATCAACGCTTGGATAGCACCCCTCAACAATTTTTAAAAGAGCTAAAGTATCAACTTGAAGTAGATTTTGGAGGATACCAACTCAATAGAATCCGAATAGCAGCTCTAAAATACTTGCCTCTAGATGAATACGACATTGATCACAATGCCTTGGATGCAGAGGGATACAAAAATTTGAAAGAATGGTTAAACCAAAACAAAAAAGCTTCTTAA